One Nonomuraea angiospora DNA segment encodes these proteins:
- a CDS encoding HEAT repeat domain-containing protein, translated as MLIGDVARRSGVSARMLRHYDSLGLVRPTGRSDGGYREYSSEDIQRIFHIESLRSLGLSLREVGRALDDPDFRPAELVDDLIRQTRERIAAETQLLTRLRRIGVAEPSGWQDVLQVVALLQALGSKSAGRRQRAALSSVEEGPVPVEALVEAVLSETDPNVAGALRWALAQSGDGGLALLAEGLGSPVAEVRKRAVQSIAEISDGTATALLQEALTSSDIVVRKYAALALGARGVAEAVPTLIDMVVEGTNDVDAADALSALASRPASADRIASMLVDRLAHDTAESSARRRLTQALADIPGTTASRALADLSHDDDRAVALTATYILGIREQT; from the coding sequence GTGTTGATCGGTGATGTGGCACGGCGGTCCGGGGTCAGCGCCCGCATGCTCCGGCATTACGACTCGCTCGGCCTGGTGCGGCCGACGGGTCGCAGCGACGGCGGCTATCGAGAGTACTCCAGCGAGGACATCCAGCGGATCTTTCATATCGAGAGCCTGCGGTCGTTGGGACTGTCGCTGCGTGAAGTCGGGCGCGCACTGGATGATCCTGACTTCAGGCCCGCAGAACTCGTCGACGACCTCATCCGCCAGACGCGAGAGCGCATCGCGGCTGAGACGCAGTTGCTCACGCGACTGCGCCGGATCGGCGTTGCCGAACCATCGGGCTGGCAGGACGTCCTCCAGGTCGTCGCGCTCCTGCAGGCGCTGGGGTCGAAGAGCGCCGGTAGGCGCCAGCGCGCGGCCCTGTCCTCTGTCGAAGAGGGCCCGGTGCCGGTGGAAGCGCTGGTCGAGGCAGTGCTGAGCGAGACGGACCCGAACGTCGCCGGAGCCCTTCGATGGGCGCTGGCGCAATCGGGCGACGGCGGATTGGCGCTGCTTGCGGAGGGTCTCGGCTCACCGGTGGCCGAGGTGCGCAAGCGTGCCGTCCAGTCCATCGCCGAGATTTCGGACGGTACGGCGACCGCGCTGCTGCAGGAGGCCCTCACGAGCTCCGACATCGTGGTCCGCAAGTACGCGGCTCTGGCGCTGGGGGCCCGTGGCGTAGCCGAAGCCGTTCCGACGCTCATCGACATGGTTGTCGAGGGGACGAATGACGTCGATGCGGCCGATGCCCTGAGCGCGCTGGCGAGTCGTCCCGCGTCGGCGGACCGGATCGCTTCCATGCTCGTCGATCGCCTCGCCCACGACACCGCCGAATCGTCGGCACGCCGACGGCTGACACAGGCGCTCGCGGACATCCCTGGAACCACAGCGTCACGAGCCCTCGCGGATCTGTCACATGACGACGACCGCGCCGTTGCCCTTACCGCGACATACATCCTCGGGATACGCGAGCAGACATGA
- a CDS encoding alpha/beta fold hydrolase: protein MMTMIYKSEAGERELLEHYRQALEAWPVPAEQLRVPTRQGETFVLVSGPHDAPPLVLLHGSGANASMWRGDVATWSQNFRTYAVDLVGEPGLSAPSRPALDSDAVALWLDDVLEGLGIIDAAFVATSLGGWTALDYAIRRPERVTRLALMCPGGVGRQKIGWMLKALLTRLFRRGGLRESAMAIAGLDGDRHQQALDTVVLTFTHFNPRRERLPVFPDEALRALTMHVLVIVGGRDAMFDSHQTARRVRECIPHATVHLLPEVGHAVFGQAEPIAAFLRA from the coding sequence ATGATGACCATGATCTACAAGTCCGAAGCCGGTGAACGCGAGCTCCTCGAGCACTACCGGCAGGCGCTGGAGGCCTGGCCGGTTCCCGCCGAGCAGCTACGGGTGCCGACCCGTCAGGGCGAGACCTTCGTCCTCGTCTCCGGCCCGCACGACGCGCCGCCCCTGGTGCTGCTGCACGGTTCGGGCGCGAACGCGTCGATGTGGCGAGGAGATGTCGCCACCTGGTCTCAGAACTTCCGCACATACGCCGTCGACCTCGTCGGCGAGCCGGGTCTGAGCGCGCCCTCGCGCCCCGCCCTGGACTCCGACGCCGTGGCACTCTGGCTGGACGACGTGCTGGAAGGGCTCGGGATCATCGACGCAGCGTTCGTCGCCACGTCCCTCGGCGGCTGGACGGCCCTGGACTACGCCATTCGCCGTCCGGAACGGGTGACCCGCCTGGCGTTGATGTGCCCAGGCGGCGTGGGACGGCAGAAGATCGGCTGGATGCTCAAGGCCCTGCTGACCCGCCTGTTCCGGCGCGGCGGACTACGAGAGTCGGCGATGGCGATCGCAGGACTGGACGGGGACAGGCACCAGCAGGCGCTCGACACCGTCGTCCTGACGTTCACGCACTTCAACCCGCGCAGGGAGAGGCTCCCGGTGTTCCCCGACGAGGCGTTGCGCGCTCTCACCATGCACGTCCTCGTCATCGTCGGCGGCCGTGACGCGATGTTCGACTCCCACCAGACCGCGCGGCGCGTGCGTGAGTGCATCCCGCACGCGACCGTGCATCTGCTGCCCGAGGTGGGTCACGCTGTCTTCGGCCAGGCCGAGCCGATCGCCGCGTTCCTCCGGGCCTGA
- a CDS encoding ATP-binding protein translates to MRSGSGVLTDKSTFVGRAQELSTMRKMLGRSRLLTLTGAGGVGKTRLALRAAELLRDAYQDGVEVVELATLETGDLLESEVAMALGLRDVRRDPMGVLVDHLSRKRMLLVLDNCEHLSGVCARFVDRLLRSAPRLQVLATSRQTLRVSGEQVLTVAPLSTPDPGPGCGHTVREVGRHDSVRLFVERAAGAVPGFRLNARNVAPVAELVRRLEGIPLAIELAAVRLRSMPLERLARELEERFDVLVAKAPAALPRHQTMRATMEWSFRLCSAGERRLWARLGLFPSGADLETAEAVCSGDGIDRLDVLDHLTGLVDKSVLVRDGPRYRMPEALRAYGCEQLPPPEERRLRRRYVEHYRDLVEEHRIDRMVPEQLDRYLLLQRELPNIRVALEMCLSDPALAPTELEAASAMWCFWLLTGSFAEGRYWLGRGLERVPEQSRCHAVGLWADSLLAVRQGRPAAAVRGLEEFLAFARREGDENLVARGIRSSGVAAFLSGDAQRGLALIRDSLAFHEATGDMDGIMFDLYIGAAYGSTETPRQATECGERLLALCESRRALVFRAYAQLALGVAHWNLGERRRAEALLTAATEFTGGINDRWCLTQCLEVLAWLAGARDEHDRAAALLGAAHAMWQAVGTSPEWISYHATWHERCTRLARAALGRSAFATAFRQGSRLGPQRAAAYAVSGAPKERPGRRGGRGSKTPVTLGVGGRRRPRSGTSPAG, encoded by the coding sequence ATGAGGTCCGGCTCCGGCGTCCTGACCGACAAGTCCACCTTCGTCGGGCGGGCCCAGGAGCTGTCCACGATGCGGAAGATGCTGGGCAGGTCCCGGCTGCTCACCTTGACGGGCGCGGGCGGCGTCGGCAAGACCCGGCTGGCGCTCAGGGCCGCGGAGCTGCTGCGGGACGCGTACCAGGACGGGGTCGAGGTGGTCGAGCTGGCCACCCTGGAGACGGGCGACCTGCTGGAGTCGGAGGTCGCCATGGCGCTGGGGCTGCGCGACGTGCGCCGCGATCCCATGGGCGTGCTGGTGGACCACCTCTCCCGCAAGCGGATGCTGCTGGTCCTGGACAACTGCGAGCACCTGAGCGGGGTCTGCGCCCGGTTCGTGGACCGGCTGCTGCGCTCCGCGCCCCGGCTGCAGGTCCTGGCGACCAGCAGGCAGACCCTGCGGGTCTCCGGCGAGCAGGTGCTGACCGTCGCCCCGCTGTCCACTCCCGATCCCGGCCCGGGCTGCGGCCACACGGTCCGGGAGGTCGGCCGCCACGACTCCGTCCGGCTGTTCGTGGAGCGCGCGGCGGGCGCCGTGCCCGGCTTCCGGCTCAACGCGCGCAACGTGGCGCCCGTGGCGGAGCTGGTGCGCCGCCTGGAGGGCATCCCGCTGGCGATCGAGCTGGCGGCGGTCCGGCTGCGGTCCATGCCGCTCGAACGCCTGGCGCGGGAGCTGGAGGAGCGCTTCGACGTGCTGGTCGCAAAGGCGCCCGCCGCCCTGCCCCGCCACCAGACGATGCGCGCGACCATGGAGTGGAGCTTCCGCCTCTGCTCGGCCGGGGAGCGGCGGCTGTGGGCGCGGCTGGGGCTGTTCCCCTCCGGGGCGGACCTGGAGACCGCCGAGGCGGTCTGCTCCGGCGACGGCATCGACCGGCTCGACGTGCTCGACCACCTGACCGGGCTGGTGGACAAGTCGGTCCTGGTCAGGGACGGTCCCCGCTACCGCATGCCGGAGGCCCTGCGCGCGTACGGGTGCGAGCAGCTGCCGCCTCCCGAGGAGCGGCGGCTGCGCCGGCGTTACGTCGAGCACTACCGGGACCTGGTCGAGGAGCACCGCATCGACCGGATGGTCCCCGAGCAGCTGGACCGCTACCTGCTCCTGCAGCGGGAGCTGCCCAACATCCGGGTCGCCCTGGAGATGTGCCTGAGCGATCCGGCGCTGGCGCCGACGGAGCTGGAGGCCGCCTCGGCGATGTGGTGCTTCTGGCTGCTGACCGGGTCGTTCGCGGAGGGCCGCTACTGGCTGGGACGCGGCCTGGAACGGGTGCCGGAGCAGAGCCGGTGCCATGCGGTGGGGCTCTGGGCGGACAGCCTGCTCGCCGTGCGCCAGGGCCGGCCGGCGGCGGCCGTGCGGGGGCTGGAGGAATTCCTCGCCTTCGCGCGCAGGGAGGGCGACGAGAACCTCGTGGCGCGCGGCATCCGCAGCTCGGGCGTCGCGGCGTTCCTCAGCGGCGACGCCCAGCGCGGCCTGGCGCTGATCCGGGACTCCCTCGCCTTCCACGAGGCCACGGGCGACATGGACGGCATCATGTTCGACCTCTACATCGGGGCCGCGTACGGCTCGACCGAGACGCCCCGCCAGGCGACCGAGTGCGGCGAGCGGCTCCTTGCCCTGTGCGAGAGCCGGCGCGCCCTGGTCTTCCGCGCGTACGCGCAGCTCGCGCTCGGGGTCGCGCACTGGAATCTGGGCGAGCGCCGGCGCGCGGAGGCGCTGCTGACGGCGGCCACCGAGTTCACCGGGGGGATCAACGACCGGTGGTGCCTGACCCAGTGCCTGGAGGTGCTGGCCTGGCTCGCGGGCGCGCGGGACGAGCACGACCGGGCCGCCGCGCTGCTGGGGGCGGCGCACGCGATGTGGCAGGCGGTGGGGACCTCGCCCGAGTGGATCAGCTACCACGCGACCTGGCACGAGCGCTGCACGCGGCTGGCCCGCGCGGCGCTGGGCCGGTCGGCGTTCGCGACGGCGTTCCGCCAGGGCTCGCGGCTGGGGCCGCAGCGGGCCGCGGCCTACGCGGTGAGCGGCGCGCCGAAGGAGCGGCCGGGGCGGCGGGGCGGCCGGGGCTCGAAAACGCCCGTCACGCTGGGGGTGGGAGGCCGGCGGCGGCCTCGGTCAGGCACCTCTCCAGCCGGGTGA
- a CDS encoding ATP-binding protein: MTMTAPIVSCHLPSELNSFIGRRHEIAEVKRLLSDARLVTLIGVGGVGKTRLAMRVGFDLRRSYPDGVWLVELAALESPELLVQTVMECLEIQDRSVRPSIEVLTDHLRDKRMLLILDNCEHLLDECATVAETLMRAAPGLRILATSRQTLGVVGEQTMAVPPLPMPDFDLARSSTDSLKQFDAIRLFADRSQSVLPGFEITEDNQDSVARIVRRLDGIPLAIELAAVRLRAISVEQLLARLDDRFRLLTMGARTALPRQQTLRALIDWSYALCTEQERLLWGRLSVFSGGLDLEAAEHVCAGDGIEPDEVVDLVVGLVGKSVLAREGDQTTVRYRLLETIRQYGRDRLRESGDEAALRARHRDWFEDLASRGQREWFGPDQVAWFNRLRAEHGNIRSALDYCLTTPGEAVRGLAIATSLRFYWIATGSLREPRDWLDRLLASNDAEGDAAATARANALCVNARLAVLQSDFALAADMLEEARGLAKQLDSAAILAEISYVRGLATLLQRDIAGAADLLEEAVAGYREADAPMGVVNALLYLATAHSLLGHPGEAVTRFTEGLETCQAREDHWFRSYTLWVYGIEVWREGDVARAVEMEREAIRHKEPFDDRLGTALCIEALAWMAADGTPERAAVLFGASQERWRSFGAPPFGYLSGHHDTSEALARERLGEEAFEAAFRRGTELTPADALAYAMCEDVKPAKPAAAAQPSPLTRREMEIARLVAQGMTNKAIASTLVIAQRTAEGHVEHILTKLGFNSRSQIAAWVGEQGRLPGGAP, encoded by the coding sequence ATGACCATGACCGCACCGATCGTTTCCTGCCACCTGCCCTCTGAGCTCAACAGCTTCATCGGCAGGCGGCACGAGATCGCCGAGGTCAAGCGGCTGCTGTCCGATGCCAGGCTGGTGACCCTGATCGGCGTCGGCGGCGTCGGCAAGACCCGCCTCGCCATGCGGGTCGGTTTCGACCTGCGGCGCAGCTACCCCGACGGAGTGTGGCTGGTCGAGCTCGCGGCGCTGGAGAGCCCCGAATTGCTGGTGCAGACGGTGATGGAATGCCTGGAAATCCAGGACCGTTCAGTGCGGCCCTCCATCGAGGTGCTCACGGATCATCTGCGTGACAAGAGAATGCTCCTCATCCTGGACAACTGCGAGCATCTGCTCGACGAATGCGCCACGGTGGCCGAGACGCTCATGCGCGCCGCGCCCGGCCTGCGGATCCTGGCCACCAGCCGGCAGACGCTCGGCGTCGTGGGCGAGCAGACGATGGCCGTCCCGCCGCTGCCCATGCCGGACTTCGACCTCGCGCGGTCGTCCACGGATTCGCTGAAGCAGTTCGACGCGATCCGGCTGTTCGCCGACCGGTCCCAGTCCGTGCTGCCGGGGTTCGAGATCACCGAGGACAACCAGGACAGCGTGGCGCGGATCGTCCGGCGGCTGGACGGCATCCCGCTGGCGATCGAGCTGGCGGCGGTCCGGCTGCGGGCGATCTCCGTGGAGCAGCTGCTGGCCCGGCTGGACGACCGGTTCCGGCTGCTCACGATGGGGGCGCGCACCGCGTTGCCCCGCCAGCAGACGCTGCGGGCGCTGATCGACTGGAGCTACGCTCTCTGCACCGAGCAGGAGCGGCTGCTCTGGGGCCGGCTGTCGGTGTTCTCCGGCGGTCTGGACCTGGAGGCGGCCGAGCACGTGTGCGCCGGCGACGGCATCGAGCCCGACGAGGTCGTCGATCTGGTCGTCGGCCTGGTGGGCAAGTCGGTGCTGGCCCGCGAGGGCGACCAGACCACGGTGCGCTACCGGCTGCTGGAGACCATCCGCCAGTACGGCCGCGACCGGCTGCGCGAGTCGGGCGACGAGGCGGCGCTGCGGGCCCGGCACCGCGACTGGTTCGAGGACCTCGCCAGCCGCGGGCAGCGGGAGTGGTTCGGCCCCGACCAGGTGGCCTGGTTCAACCGCCTGCGCGCCGAGCACGGCAACATCCGCAGCGCCCTCGACTACTGCCTCACCACGCCGGGCGAGGCGGTGCGCGGCCTGGCCATCGCCACGTCGCTGCGGTTCTACTGGATCGCGACCGGGTCGCTGCGGGAGCCGCGTGACTGGCTCGACCGCCTGCTCGCGTCCAATGACGCCGAGGGTGACGCCGCGGCGACCGCCCGCGCCAACGCGCTGTGTGTCAACGCGCGGCTGGCGGTGCTGCAGAGCGACTTCGCGCTGGCGGCGGACATGCTGGAGGAGGCCCGCGGGCTGGCCAAACAGCTCGACAGCGCGGCGATCCTCGCCGAGATCTCCTACGTCCGCGGCCTGGCGACCCTGCTCCAGCGCGACATCGCCGGCGCGGCGGACCTGCTGGAGGAGGCGGTGGCGGGCTACCGCGAGGCGGACGCCCCGATGGGGGTGGTGAACGCGCTGCTGTACCTGGCCACCGCCCACTCGCTGCTCGGCCATCCCGGCGAGGCCGTCACGCGCTTCACCGAGGGCCTGGAGACCTGCCAGGCCCGCGAGGACCACTGGTTCAGGTCGTACACGCTGTGGGTGTACGGGATCGAGGTGTGGCGGGAGGGCGACGTGGCCAGGGCGGTCGAGATGGAGCGCGAGGCCATCCGGCACAAGGAGCCCTTCGACGACCGCCTGGGCACCGCCCTGTGCATCGAGGCGCTGGCCTGGATGGCCGCCGACGGCACGCCCGAGCGCGCCGCCGTGCTGTTCGGGGCCTCGCAGGAGCGCTGGCGGTCGTTCGGCGCTCCCCCGTTCGGCTACCTGTCCGGCCACCACGACACCTCCGAGGCGCTGGCGCGCGAGCGCCTCGGCGAGGAGGCGTTCGAGGCCGCCTTCCGCAGGGGCACCGAGCTCACCCCGGCCGACGCGCTCGCGTACGCGATGTGCGAGGACGTGAAACCGGCCAAGCCCGCGGCGGCGGCCCAGCCCTCGCCGCTCACCCGGCGGGAGATGGAGATCGCCCGGCTCGTCGCCCAGGGCATGACCAACAAGGCCATCGCCTCCACGCTGGTGATCGCCCAGCGAACGGCCGAGGGGCACGTCGAGCACATCCTGACCAAGCTCGGGTTCAACTCGCGCTCCCAGATCGCGGCCTGGGTCGGCGAGCAGGGCCGGCTCCCCGGGGGCGCCCCATGA
- a CDS encoding DUF7144 family membrane protein, protein MATSTSPFAFHRGGYSGWLGFAGTLSMVLGIFNIIEGVIALFKTYFFVTPGGHLLVWNYTAWGVIWLAIGVLQFLVGLGVLAGQTWARWTGVVLAGLAMIGHFAFMVAFPIWSMIAIALCILVMYGLIAPPKGATGVPGSG, encoded by the coding sequence ATGGCGACGTCAACGTCACCGTTCGCATTCCACCGTGGTGGCTACTCGGGCTGGCTCGGATTCGCCGGGACCCTCTCGATGGTGCTGGGCATCTTCAACATCATCGAGGGCGTCATAGCCCTGTTCAAGACGTACTTCTTCGTCACGCCCGGCGGCCACCTGCTGGTGTGGAACTACACCGCCTGGGGCGTGATCTGGCTGGCGATCGGCGTCCTGCAGTTCCTGGTGGGGCTCGGCGTGCTGGCCGGACAGACCTGGGCCCGCTGGACCGGGGTCGTGCTGGCCGGCCTGGCGATGATCGGCCACTTCGCCTTCATGGTGGCCTTCCCGATCTGGTCGATGATCGCGATCGCGCTCTGCATCCTGGTCATGTACGGCCTCATCGCGCCGCCCAAGGGCGCGACCGGCGTTCCCGGGTCCGGGTGA
- a CDS encoding DUF5708 family protein gives MAPARKTFLTGLTVFVIGLALWLFGTDVEIVVFVPSKIGLVMMVLGAIEAAYGLYRMARSERA, from the coding sequence ATGGCTCCTGCCCGCAAGACGTTCCTCACCGGACTGACGGTCTTCGTCATCGGGCTCGCGCTGTGGCTGTTCGGGACCGACGTCGAGATCGTCGTGTTCGTCCCGTCGAAGATCGGCCTGGTCATGATGGTGCTCGGCGCCATCGAGGCCGCGTACGGGCTCTACCGGATGGCCAGGAGCGAGCGTGCCTGA
- a CDS encoding response regulator transcription factor, giving the protein MIRVLLAEDLHLIRGALASLLGLEPDIEVVAEAADGDAVLPAALAHRPDVAVLDVQMPGIDGIEAAAVLRDRVPGCRVLVLTQLGRPEVLRRALAAGVQGFMLKDAPPADLAAAVRRVHAGETVVDPALAAATIAARANPLSPREVEVLRRAAGGDDLPEIAAALHLTRGTVRNYLGAIVTKLDARNRLDAVRIATEAGWL; this is encoded by the coding sequence GTGATCCGGGTGCTGCTGGCCGAGGACCTGCATCTCATCCGCGGGGCGCTCGCCTCGCTCCTGGGCCTGGAGCCGGACATCGAGGTCGTCGCCGAGGCGGCGGACGGGGACGCGGTGCTGCCCGCGGCGCTGGCGCACCGGCCCGACGTGGCCGTGCTGGACGTGCAGATGCCCGGGATCGACGGCATCGAGGCCGCCGCCGTGCTCCGCGACCGGGTCCCGGGCTGCCGGGTGCTCGTCCTCACCCAGCTGGGCCGGCCGGAGGTGCTGCGCAGGGCGCTGGCGGCCGGCGTCCAGGGGTTCATGCTGAAGGACGCGCCGCCGGCCGACCTCGCGGCGGCCGTGCGCCGCGTCCACGCGGGCGAGACGGTGGTCGACCCGGCCCTCGCCGCGGCCACCATCGCGGCCCGGGCGAACCCGCTGTCACCGCGCGAGGTGGAGGTGCTGCGCCGGGCCGCCGGCGGCGACGACCTCCCGGAGATCGCCGCCGCGCTCCACCTGACCAGGGGCACGGTACGCAACTACCTGGGGGCGATCGTCACCAAGCTCGACGCCCGCAACCGGCTGGACGCGGTCCGCATCGCCACCGAGGCCGGCTGGCTCTGA
- a CDS encoding serine hydrolase domain-containing protein, which yields MQKVLFLGLTTALLVCGLSGRAVASTDLEDVGTLVDQVVPAQLAAHDIPGAAVTVVSGGRQVFSRGYGYADLAGRVPVDAARTGFFTASTAKTFTAIAALQLVQEGKLDLRADVNTYLKTFKIENTFPGRPVTLEHLLTHTAGFADNVLGSSWEDPAAAESLAEVVKNGRPERVRPPGTVLAYDNYAYNLAGYLVEVASGRPFAEYVRSRVLAPLGMEGTSFEAPLPAALVGTLAQGYNGDVPYKRYYGSPASGAGPVTTAADMGRLMIALLGDDPRLGRNVGTTMMSRHYTQDARLPGMGYGLEERVRNGRRIFSKGGDINGFHHVLALLPDQRTGVYVVFNGEDSAASAGELVDRIVDRYFPGKQEAPRPVRGDTSAYAGTYTPTRIRGDLLRAGALFGNVTVEAAGDGTITTTGLSRDPARPVQTWQLVGPGLFAERGGQERIAFDGHGLLAGGHQEEAATFERSAAGLHVWLVYAGLAAFALAGLGMPVAALVRRLRGRPARHRSAWWLAWLTSVLVLVFAYGFAVTIAVAPTDAVFLGSPLLTAALIASSTAFVLTGGVLACSAGAWWKGWWGPAGRISYTAFALVSAGFMAVAYAYGMVGGVFG from the coding sequence ATGCAGAAAGTCCTGTTCCTCGGCCTGACGACCGCGCTGCTGGTGTGCGGCCTGTCCGGCAGAGCCGTAGCCTCGACCGACCTGGAGGACGTCGGAACGCTGGTCGACCAGGTGGTGCCCGCGCAGCTCGCCGCGCACGACATCCCCGGCGCGGCGGTCACGGTGGTGTCGGGCGGCCGGCAGGTCTTCTCCCGCGGGTACGGCTACGCCGACCTGGCCGGGCGCGTGCCGGTGGACGCGGCCCGCACGGGGTTCTTCACCGCCTCGACGGCCAAGACGTTCACCGCGATCGCCGCGCTCCAGCTCGTCCAGGAGGGCAAGCTCGACCTGCGCGCCGACGTCAACACCTACCTGAAGACCTTCAAGATCGAGAACACCTTCCCCGGGCGGCCGGTCACCCTGGAGCACCTGCTGACCCATACGGCCGGCTTCGCGGACAACGTGCTCGGCTCGTCCTGGGAGGACCCCGCCGCCGCCGAGTCCCTGGCCGAGGTGGTCAAGAACGGCCGGCCGGAGCGGGTGCGCCCGCCGGGGACCGTCCTCGCCTACGACAACTACGCCTACAACCTCGCGGGCTACCTGGTGGAGGTGGCCTCGGGGCGGCCGTTCGCCGAGTACGTGCGCTCGCGCGTCCTGGCGCCGCTGGGCATGGAGGGCACGTCGTTCGAGGCGCCGCTGCCCGCCGCCCTGGTGGGCACCCTGGCCCAGGGATACAACGGAGACGTTCCGTACAAGCGTTACTACGGGTCGCCCGCGTCCGGGGCCGGGCCCGTCACCACCGCCGCCGACATGGGACGCCTGATGATCGCTCTGCTCGGCGACGACCCCCGCCTGGGCAGGAACGTCGGCACGACCATGATGAGCCGCCACTACACGCAGGACGCCCGGCTCCCCGGCATGGGGTACGGCCTGGAGGAAAGGGTCAGGAACGGGCGCCGGATCTTCTCCAAGGGCGGCGACATCAACGGCTTCCACCACGTCCTGGCCCTGCTGCCCGACCAGCGGACCGGCGTGTACGTCGTCTTCAACGGCGAGGACTCCGCGGCCTCGGCCGGCGAGCTGGTCGACCGGATCGTCGACCGCTACTTCCCCGGGAAGCAGGAGGCGCCGCGGCCGGTGCGCGGGGACACCTCGGCGTACGCGGGCACGTACACCCCGACCCGGATCCGCGGCGACCTGCTGAGGGCCGGCGCGCTGTTCGGCAACGTGACCGTGGAGGCGGCGGGGGACGGGACGATCACCACGACGGGCCTGTCCCGCGATCCCGCCAGACCCGTGCAGACGTGGCAGCTCGTCGGGCCGGGGCTGTTCGCCGAGCGGGGCGGCCAGGAGCGCATCGCCTTCGACGGCCACGGCCTGCTCGCGGGCGGCCACCAGGAGGAGGCGGCCACGTTCGAACGCTCGGCCGCCGGCCTGCACGTGTGGCTGGTCTACGCGGGCCTGGCCGCGTTCGCGCTCGCCGGGCTCGGGATGCCGGTCGCGGCGCTCGTCCGCAGGCTCCGGGGCAGGCCCGCCCGGCACCGGAGCGCGTGGTGGCTCGCCTGGCTGACCAGCGTGCTCGTCCTGGTCTTCGCCTACGGCTTCGCCGTCACGATCGCCGTCGCGCCCACCGACGCCGTCTTCCTCGGGTCCCCGCTGCTCACGGCCGCCCTGATCGCCTCGTCCACGGCGTTCGTGCTCACCGGCGGGGTCCTGGCCTGCTCGGCGGGCGCCTGGTGGAAGGGCTGGTGGGGCCCGGCCGGGCGGATCTCCTACACGGCCTTCGCGCTCGTCTCGGCGGGCTTCATGGCCGTCGCGTACGCGTACGGCATGGTCGGGGGCGTGTTCGGCTGA